The Myroides phaeus DNA segment CTAACAAAAAAAGTATATCATTTCTTTTTTACGGCAGTATTCTTATTACTATCGCAAGTAAACTATGCTCAATTTGATATCCCTGCTAAGCCTTCTCGCTCTGAACAAACTTTAGTCTATGACTATGCTAATTTATTAGATGGAGGACAAAGAAAACAACTTGAGCGAAAACTAATTGATTATAGCAATGAAACCTCAACACAAATTCTTGTTATTGTCATCCCATCTCTACAAGGAGAAAACATAGGTTTGCTTGGTCCACGTTGGGGACATGAATGGGGAGTTGGTCAAAAAGGAAAAGATAATGGGGTAGTTATTCTAATGGCAGTAAAAGATCGCCAAATCGGTATTTACCCTGGTTATGGAGCAGAAGAGAAAATTACTGCAGGTCAAGGAGGAGACCTTATTAGAAGTAGAGTAATTCCAAATTTTAAAGCTGGAGATTACTACGGAGGTATCAATGAGACCGTTGATGGGGTAAGTGAGATGCTATTAGGAACATATACTAATGACAATCCTACTCGGTTAGAAGGTGATAACGAAGTTGGTGGATTAGGCTGTTTATTTTTAATTATCATTATCATATTCTTAACCATTATATTCAGTAAAAATAATGGGGGAGGAAATGGCGGTGGCGGTCGTGGAAAAAGAAGCTTTGGAAGTGACTTAGCTGATATTATCATATTAAGCAATATGGGCCGACGTAGTGGCGGAAGTAGCTGGGGTGGAGGCTTCGGTGGCGGAGGCGGCTTCGGCGGTGGTGGAGGCGGTGGCTTCGGTGGTTTTGGCGGAGGAGGATTCTCTGGTGGAGGATCAAGCGGAAGCTGGTAACCTAACACAAATAATATTATTGCAAACAATATATAAAACAACAAAGGGCAGATAATTCTGCCCTTTGTTGTTTTATATATTAGTATATCTATCATTTCACTACATTCTCATTGAGCGCATCGAACGCATACCTCCTCTTCCTTTTCCTCCTTTACCTGCAAATTCATTTAATTTATAAGTCAAAGAAAACATTACATATCTCTTTAATACTAAACTCTCTGAATCTACGATTTGCATCGGATCAATTGTTCTTCTTGAACTAGTATTTTGATTTAATAAATCATACACTTTAACTTTTGCTCTAAATTTCTTTTTAAAGAATTCATAAGCTAAACTTACATTCCACATATAGAAATCACGTTTAAACCCCTTAGCTATTTGTGAATTATAAGTGTATGCAAAATCATTTCCGAAAATAATACTCTTAGGCCAATAAGAAGTCGTCTGTAAGTTAAACCTGTGCGTAAAATTACTTGCTTTATCTACAGAGAAGTTAGTATAACTACTTGAATAGTGATTGTAAGTATAAGAAGGTCTTAAAGTAAGAAAATCACCATAATCATAAGTCAAATAGACTCTTGGCGAAATAGTATTTGAAGTTGCATCGTAAGTTTCGCCATCTATATATCCTTTACTTATTGATTGATTAAAACGCACTCCTACTCCATATCGTAAACTATGCTCTTCCCACTTATTACTTCGATACCAATCACCTGAAACAGACCATTGATAATTACCTGATATATTTTTAAAAGTAGATATACTCTTTCTATCTTCATCATACTCTACAGCACTTACAATACTATTATTATAAATTGTTGTACTTGCCGAAATTGTATAACCTGCTCGAGTTTGAAAATCATACGAACGATAACTCATATTAATATTATGAGTCCCAGTTGGTTTTAAATCAGGATTACCTATAGACGTATTAAGGGGATTCGAAATATCTGTAATATCTAACAGTTGAGCTGCACTTTGATATGTTACATTGTAATTATAAAATCCAAAAATATTGTTCTTTTTACTAAGTTGATAATTAAACAATGCATTAATATTAGGATCAATATAATACTTATCTAAACTATACGTCTTAGCATTATATAAAGCACTTGCTGAATTCTTCACAATCTTTGTTCGCGTCATTAAATTTGCATTAAACTTACTCTTAACAAGAGTGAAATTTACAAAAGGTACAACCTCATTTTGTACTGTATTATAATGATTTGTCTGTAATGTATTTAATTCGCTATACCCACCAGTAAGTTCACTAAAATCATAAACCTTTAAATCTGAAATAGATTGATTTCGATTCCAATTAGAACCGAATGACACAACCAATGAATCTGTAATCGGTTGACTATACTCTACAGATATTCCATAATTATCTGAGGAATTAATGCTTTTTTGATATTGTTTACGCTCATCATCTTCTTTCTCTGATTGATAAAACTTCGTATCAGATTCTGACAAAATATCATTGTTGCTATTACTATTAGAATTAGTTAATTCAATACTTAAAAACTGCCCTGTTTTTTTAAAGTTTCTAATATAACGTACAGAACTTCCAAAATTATAAGAATCTCCTACAGTATAAGAACGTGAATTGCTTTCATTCAACAATTCTCCCTTTTCATCAAAAGACACTTGATCGCTTATACTATTTGAATAATTATGACTTTTATTAAAAGTAGGACTAAAATAAAACGCATCTTTATCACCTGTGTAATCTACAGACACATTTCCTCTATGCCCTTCACTCCCACTATTGCTTGATGAATTTGATTTATTCGTAAACTCTCCTGAAGGAAGAAACTTCGTAATTATAGACTTATTCCAATTCTCTACTTCAGCAAAATTATAATTATAACTACCGTTTACATTTAACTTATCAGAAACATTCTCAACAAAATTGACTCCAAGCATCCTTGACTCTGTAATGCCTCCTGAAGACCTACCGGTACGCATATTATCAAAGACTTCATTCATAGAGAAACCACTTGCGTTTATGTTATTTGCAGATCCTACGACACTTACTTGTCGACGCTTATTGAAGCTATTTAAGAACAAAGCACTTTCATAACGATCATTTGACCCATATCCTGCAGATACTCGCCCAAAATACCCTTTATTTTTATCCTCGTCAATGGTGATATTAATACTCGCATCATTTGTCTTACTTCTTTCTTTTGTAAAACGTTCTTTTTTAGACTTTTTATCTGTTACTTGTACTTTTTTAATGATATCAGATGGTAAGTTTTCAAGAGCAATCTGCCCATCTTCATTAAAAAAAGGTTTCCCATTCACTAGTATTTCGTTGACAGCCTTTCCATTTACTGTGATTTTTTTATTCTCATCTATCTGAACTCCTGGCAACTGTTTTAATAGCTCCTCTAAATTAGCATCTGGTCTTACCTTAAATGAAGAAGCATTAAACTCCAAAGTGTCTTTCTTAATGCGAATTGGTGGTGCTTCAGCAACAATTACAAGCTCATCTAAATTCTGACCATACTCTTTTAAGATGATATTTTTTAAATCAACTTCTTGCTCTATTCCTTCTTTAAACGTTTTAGAGAACTCTTTAAAACCAATCATTGAGGCTTTAAATACAACAGGTGTATTTACCTTATTAAACTTCAAATCAAAATAGCCTTTTAAATCACTTACAGTATATTCAACCAAAGTTGAATCCTTCTCCTTAGATAAGAAAATTGTAACGGCTTCAATAGGATTATTTAACGAATCAACTACTCTCCCTTTAATAGACGTAGTATTCTGAGCTAATAAACTTACAGATGTAAGTATAAACAGTAAACAAAATATATTTTTCATAATAAAAAAGCGGTCTTTGTATTAACACAAAGACCGCTTAGAATATTGTTCAAGTTGAAACTTATTATTTCTGACGGAAATAAATATCGATTGGCACACCACTAAAGTTGTACATTTCTCTTAACTTGTTTTCAATATATCTCTTATAAGGATCTTTGATATATTGAGGCAAGTTAGCAAAAAATACGAACTGAGGCGTATCTGTAGGCAATTGCATACAGTATTTAATCTTGATATACTTTCCTTTAATTGCTGGAGGTGGAGTATGCTCAATAATTGGCAACATCGCTTCGTTAAATTTCGAAGTAGAAATACGTTGTTTTCTATTTTCAAAAACCTCAACAGCTGCTTCCAACGCTTTTAATAAACGTTGTTTTGTAATTGTAGAAGTAAAGATAATTGGCACATCTGTAAATGGAGCAATCTCTTCGCGAATTTTCTCTTCAAACTGTTTAGCAGTCATTGTATCCTTGTCAATAAGATCCCACTTATTCACTAAAATAACAACTCCTTTTCTATTCTTCTCAGCTAACCAAAAAATACTTTGATCTTGTCCTTCAAATCCACGAGTAGCATCAATCATTAAGATACAAACGTCACTATGTTCAATAGCACGTACAGATCTCATAACAGAATAAAACTCTAAATCTTCTTTTACTTTTGCTTTTCTTCTAATACCTGCAGTATCTACAATATTAAAATCGAAACCAAATTGTGTAAAACGAGTGTCAATTGAATCACGAGTAGTACCAGCAATATCTGTAACGATATATCTATCCTCCCCGATTAAAGCATTAATAAAACTTGACTTACCAGCATTAGGTCTTCCAACCACTGCAAATCTTGGTAACTCATCTTCTTCTGCTTCAACTTCCTCTTCTACTGGTAATGCCTCAACAACAGCATCTAATAAATCTCCTGTCCCACTACCACTAATACTTGCAAATGGATAAATTTCTCCTAATCCTAAATTGTAGAATTCGAAAGTATCATCCATACGTTTAGCACTATCAACTTTGTTTACTGCAACAAGAATAGGCTTTGTTTCTTTACGTAATAAACGTGCAACTTCTTCATCCATTGGAGTAATTCCTTGCTCCACGTCTACCACAAATATAATTACGTCTGCCTCGTCAATTGCAAGACTTACCTGACGTCTAATTTCTCCTTCGAAAATATCCTCAGAACCTTTTACGTATCCTCCTGTATCAATAACAGAGAATTCACGTCCATTCCATTCTGACTTGCCGTAGTTTCTATCACGTGTTACACCACTAACCGAATCTACGATAGCATCTCTTCTTTGAATCAAACGATTAAAAAAAGTTGACTTCCCTACGTTTGGTCTACCAACTATGGCTACTATACTACTCATAAATATCTAAATATGTCGCAAAGTTAGTATTTCAATGCGATATTTTAATTATAATTTTACTATTCCTTATTTCTTTTGATTGTATCCGAAACGACGCAACTGAAAATCGTTTGTTCTCCAATCTTTATTCACTTTCACAAACAACTCTAAGTGTACCTTTTTCAAAAAGAATTTTTCCATTTCTTCTCTTGCGGCAATACCTACTTTTTTAAGTGCAGATCCTTTATGTCCAATGATAATCCCTTTCTGACTATCACGTTCAACCATAATAACAGACTTAATGCGGATGATATTTTCCTCTTCTTTAAACTCTTCCACTTCTACTTCTACAGCATAAGGAACCTCTTTGTCATAGTTTAAAAGTATTTTCTCTCTGATAATCTCACTTACAAAGAAACGCTCAGATTTATCTGTTAATGAATCTTTAGGATAATAAGGAGGTGAAACTGGCAACAATTCTACAATACGATCAAACACAGTTTGCGTATTGAATTTCTCTAAAGCAGAAATTGGAATAATCTCAGCGTTAGGAACCTTAGTTTGCCACATTTGCATTTGTTCTTCTAACTGTTCTTGGTTAGATCTATCAATTTTGTTTAATAACAACAGAATTGGCGTACTTGTTTTAGTGATACGATTAAAGAACTCTTCATCTTTCAATTCCTTCTCACCTATCTCTACCATATAAATTAATAGATCGGCATCTTCAAATGCAGACTTCACAAAGTCCATCATAGACTGTTGCAATTCGTATGCAGGTTTAATTATACCAGGTGTATCAGAAAACACAATTTGATGATCATCTCCATTTACAATTCCTAAAATTCTGTGTCTAGTTGTCTGTGCCTTAGAGGTGATAATTGAAAGTCTTTCACCTACTAATGCGTTCATTAACGTTGATTTTCCTACATTAGGATTACCTATAATGTTTACAAAACCTGCTTTATGCGTCATATTTAATTTATTTTCTGGCGCAAAGGTAGTTTATATCAACGACATAGGAAAAATAAAAATATAAAAGCAGAATAAATTTGTCATTCTAAATAATCATCTTATATTTGCACCACTATATCGCGGGATAGAGCAGTAGGCAGCTCGTCGGGCTCATAACCCGAAGGTCACAGGTTCGAGTCCTGTTCCCGCTACTAAGTAAGCCACTTCAAATGAAGTGGCTTTTTTTATGCTTATACTTTTATACTTAGTAAAATCATCTTTCTTAATTCGCACTTTTTCAAAAACAGCGTAAACTTTACATCACGTACTGAGATATACAAGTGTATTCCCTACAAATTATCGATTTTATATCACTTCATTTATCCTTACTTTATATCACTTCTAATTCAATATTATACGTCAAATCAATTTATGAACAGCTATAGCTTATAAAACAAGCTTTAACATTTAAAAACAAAATTACTCTTACAAACTACAATACAACAACTTATAAAACCAAAAATGTTAAACTTCAACTATTACAGAATATTAATCCCCTTTAGTTGCTCTTTTTAGAATAATTCATTCTATATTTGTACCACAATAGCGCGGGATAGAGCAGTAGGCAGCTCGTCGGGCTCATAACCCGAAGGTCACAGGTTCGAGTCCTGTTCCCGCTACTAAGCAAGCCACTTCATTCGAAGTGGCTTTTTTTATTTTACCATATACCATAAAAAAAGCTGTTATATAAAATACAACAGCTTTTACTTAAAACTATATACACAAAAAGGATATATCCTTTATCTTCTTTCTACGGTTCCCAAATAATACGAGTTAAGAAATCCATCTTCATTTCTTTATAACTTGACAATGGTATCCCTGTAACAAAACCTACCGCAAGATTATGCAATAAAGCAACTTTTATCTGTGGGTGTAATACATATTGGAATCTATCTTGTCTGAAATCAATATTATTCTCAATACCAATAAAGTTCTTAGAATTAGGTAAAACATAAAGTAAACTCGCATTAATTGTACCTAACACACGTGTCTCTCCTGTATCAAATGTATTCTCAAATACTGGTCCACCAAATACCATTGCATTGAAATTATTAAACTTCTTAGCAACAACTAAAATAGGATTCATTCGCATTCCTGTAAAAAACTTCCCATCACCATCTAATTTCTTCAAGTAGTTCATTTCAAATTCGTGAATATAAGCTACTGCCATCGAAGTCTGAGCTTTTTCATTTACCAAGAAAGTATATTGAGTAGCTAATTTTATCCCTTCTATTCGATTATTAGGAATCATTTGATTTCCTATCCCCTTTTCTTTACTATTAAAAGAAAATGGAATCTCTACTTCTACTCCTAACCTATTAGCAACAGCCCATTCATATTCAATAAATCCAAAATACTCGTTATAATGTTTATGATCTGCAACACCAAACCCCATATTGAACTCTGCCTCTCCCTTTCGAGCACCTAAATCTCTCATCAAATCATTAAACAAAGGCTCTGCGTGTTCAACTTTAGGTAGTAACTTCTTTTCTCCGCTTAGACTATCTTTTGCTTCTTGAGCAATACTAACATACCCTATAAATAAAAAAAGCACTGATAGTGCTACTTGTAACTTCTTACTGTAATATCTCATTCAAATTATTTTGGCGCAAGTTACAATGCAAACCTACTTACTAAATAGTACAAATCTTTTCTATTCTAATACAAAACTTGAAATTCACAAACCTTAACTAATTAAAAATCAACAACACATAATTCTATCCTTTTTAAAAATAAGACAAATTACTCATTTTAAACAAGAGCTTTCTCTGATTCAAAAACAACACGACTCAAAAAAAAGTAAAATATTTCCTATCAATTCTTGCCAATTCAATTATTCGTACTATATTTGCACCACTATATCGCGGGATAGAGCAGTAGGCAGCTCGTCGGGCTCATAACCCGAAGGTCACAGGTTCGAGTCCTGTTCCCGCTACTAAGTAAGCCACTTCAAATGAAGTGGCTTTTTTTATGCTTATACTTTTCTTGTATACATTGTAAAGACTGATACAATATCACCTACTTTCTTCCTGCTTCAAGATCAAAATAAACTGCACTGCTCTCATTAATACTCATCCTTTTTAAAAATAAATACACTAATTCTATATTTTATTTTTAAAAAGATAAAAGTACAAGTACAAAAGCATCTATCTGATTCAATACACTTTACTTCAATTTAAACTCAACATTACCTCTTAAAAGTACTACTCAACAAGAACAATACACCGTCTTCAGGCATAGCCCTATTTTGTCAATTCAAATAATTATTCTACATTTGCACCACAATAGCGCGGGATAGAGCAGTAGGCAGCTCGTCGGGCTCATAACCCGAAGGTCACAGGTTCGAGTCCTGTTCCCGCTACTAAGCAAGACCACTTTCAAAAGAAGTGGTCTTTTTTATTTTTAATAAATAGCTTTATAACGCCTACTAACAACAAAAGGGAGTACTTTACAAGTACTCCCTTTGTTATTTTTACTCTTATGCTATTACATTAACTCTTCTTGGATTTGTTCCCACTCTTCCATTAAATCGTTAATTCTTTTTTTCTTTTTCTCATAATCACTGAAGAAAGCAGTGTCTTGTATTAACTTTTCATAGTCAACAGCCAAACGCTCGTCATCTTTAGCAACTTTCTTTTCAAGCTCGTTAATCTCACTCTCTATTTTGCTAATTCTATTTTGCAA contains these protein-coding regions:
- a CDS encoding TPM domain-containing protein: MMQLTKKVYHFFFTAVFLLLSQVNYAQFDIPAKPSRSEQTLVYDYANLLDGGQRKQLERKLIDYSNETSTQILVIVIPSLQGENIGLLGPRWGHEWGVGQKGKDNGVVILMAVKDRQIGIYPGYGAEEKITAGQGGDLIRSRVIPNFKAGDYYGGINETVDGVSEMLLGTYTNDNPTRLEGDNEVGGLGCLFLIIIIIFLTIIFSKNNGGGNGGGGRGKRSFGSDLADIIILSNMGRRSGGSSWGGGFGGGGGFGGGGGGGFGGFGGGGFSGGGSSGSW
- a CDS encoding TonB-dependent receptor; the encoded protein is MKNIFCLLFILTSVSLLAQNTTSIKGRVVDSLNNPIEAVTIFLSKEKDSTLVEYTVSDLKGYFDLKFNKVNTPVVFKASMIGFKEFSKTFKEGIEQEVDLKNIILKEYGQNLDELVIVAEAPPIRIKKDTLEFNASSFKVRPDANLEELLKQLPGVQIDENKKITVNGKAVNEILVNGKPFFNEDGQIALENLPSDIIKKVQVTDKKSKKERFTKERSKTNDASINITIDEDKNKGYFGRVSAGYGSNDRYESALFLNSFNKRRQVSVVGSANNINASGFSMNEVFDNMRTGRSSGGITESRMLGVNFVENVSDKLNVNGSYNYNFAEVENWNKSIITKFLPSGEFTNKSNSSSNSGSEGHRGNVSVDYTGDKDAFYFSPTFNKSHNYSNSISDQVSFDEKGELLNESNSRSYTVGDSYNFGSSVRYIRNFKKTGQFLSIELTNSNSNSNNDILSESDTKFYQSEKEDDERKQYQKSINSSDNYGISVEYSQPITDSLVVSFGSNWNRNQSISDLKVYDFSELTGGYSELNTLQTNHYNTVQNEVVPFVNFTLVKSKFNANLMTRTKIVKNSASALYNAKTYSLDKYYIDPNINALFNYQLSKKNNIFGFYNYNVTYQSAAQLLDITDISNPLNTSIGNPDLKPTGTHNINMSYRSYDFQTRAGYTISASTTIYNNSIVSAVEYDEDRKSISTFKNISGNYQWSVSGDWYRSNKWEEHSLRYGVGVRFNQSISKGYIDGETYDATSNTISPRVYLTYDYGDFLTLRPSYTYNHYSSSYTNFSVDKASNFTHRFNLQTTSYWPKSIIFGNDFAYTYNSQIAKGFKRDFYMWNVSLAYEFFKKKFRAKVKVYDLLNQNTSSRRTIDPMQIVDSESLVLKRYVMFSLTYKLNEFAGKGGKGRGGMRSMRSMRM
- the der gene encoding ribosome biogenesis GTPase Der, giving the protein MSSIVAIVGRPNVGKSTFFNRLIQRRDAIVDSVSGVTRDRNYGKSEWNGREFSVIDTGGYVKGSEDIFEGEIRRQVSLAIDEADVIIFVVDVEQGITPMDEEVARLLRKETKPILVAVNKVDSAKRMDDTFEFYNLGLGEIYPFASISGSGTGDLLDAVVEALPVEEEVEAEEDELPRFAVVGRPNAGKSSFINALIGEDRYIVTDIAGTTRDSIDTRFTQFGFDFNIVDTAGIRRKAKVKEDLEFYSVMRSVRAIEHSDVCILMIDATRGFEGQDQSIFWLAEKNRKGVVILVNKWDLIDKDTMTAKQFEEKIREEIAPFTDVPIIFTSTITKQRLLKALEAAVEVFENRKQRISTSKFNEAMLPIIEHTPPPAIKGKYIKIKYCMQLPTDTPQFVFFANLPQYIKDPYKRYIENKLREMYNFSGVPIDIYFRQK
- the era gene encoding GTPase Era, with product MTHKAGFVNIIGNPNVGKSTLMNALVGERLSIITSKAQTTRHRILGIVNGDDHQIVFSDTPGIIKPAYELQQSMMDFVKSAFEDADLLIYMVEIGEKELKDEEFFNRITKTSTPILLLLNKIDRSNQEQLEEQMQMWQTKVPNAEIIPISALEKFNTQTVFDRIVELLPVSPPYYPKDSLTDKSERFFVSEIIREKILLNYDKEVPYAVEVEVEEFKEEENIIRIKSVIMVERDSQKGIIIGHKGSALKKVGIAAREEMEKFFLKKVHLELFVKVNKDWRTNDFQLRRFGYNQKK
- a CDS encoding HAEPLYID family protein produces the protein MRYYSKKLQVALSVLFLFIGYVSIAQEAKDSLSGEKKLLPKVEHAEPLFNDLMRDLGARKGEAEFNMGFGVADHKHYNEYFGFIEYEWAVANRLGVEVEIPFSFNSKEKGIGNQMIPNNRIEGIKLATQYTFLVNEKAQTSMAVAYIHEFEMNYLKKLDGDGKFFTGMRMNPILVVAKKFNNFNAMVFGGPVFENTFDTGETRVLGTINASLLYVLPNSKNFIGIENNIDFRQDRFQYVLHPQIKVALLHNLAVGFVTGIPLSSYKEMKMDFLTRIIWEP